One window of the Natrinema sp. CBA1119 genome contains the following:
- a CDS encoding AIR carboxylase family protein produces MSDSVSELIERLDREAEQDRPSEETPDVGIVMGSDSDLETMMTGGTRRGAYDAFVDELGFAEQTDFENPPAERFTFETYVTSAHRTPDLMTTYAETAEERGLDVIIAGAGGKSADLPNMTASIAYPLPVIGVPVQEKSVDSVIGMPTGAPLVAVDAGKSFNAALSAAQILARQHESVRDRLVAYHEELREGVGDVSRELHDSGTPAFRDRDR; encoded by the coding sequence ATGAGCGACAGCGTCAGCGAACTGATCGAGCGCCTGGACCGCGAGGCCGAACAGGATCGCCCGTCCGAGGAAACTCCGGACGTCGGGATCGTCATGGGTAGCGACTCCGACCTCGAGACGATGATGACCGGCGGGACGCGCCGGGGTGCCTACGACGCGTTCGTCGACGAACTCGGCTTTGCCGAGCAGACCGACTTCGAGAACCCGCCCGCCGAACGGTTCACGTTCGAGACCTACGTGACCTCGGCTCACCGAACGCCGGACTTAATGACGACTTACGCGGAGACGGCCGAAGAGCGGGGCCTCGACGTAATCATCGCCGGTGCGGGCGGGAAATCCGCGGATCTCCCGAACATGACCGCATCGATCGCGTATCCGCTGCCGGTGATCGGCGTTCCGGTCCAGGAGAAGTCCGTCGACAGCGTCATCGGGATGCCCACGGGGGCGCCGCTGGTCGCGGTCGACGCCGGCAAGTCCTTTAACGCCGCGCTGTCGGCCGCCCAGATTCTCGCCCGCCAGCACGAGTCGGTTCGTGACCGACTCGTCGCCTACCACGAAGAGCTGCGCGAGGGCGTCGGAGACGTCTCTCGAGAACTTCACGACTCCGGGACGCCGGCGTTCCGGGACCGAGATCGGTAA
- a CDS encoding NuoM family protein: protein MMIETLIAVALIGALVTFVAPNRIAGKLAFAISLVPAALSLWLFAAFDGSGNALLDGELAFESQAAWLEIGGRSISWFVGVDGISMPLVVLTTILCTLAIVSSWTPIDERESQFYGLILFIEAMLLGVFTALDFFLWFVFWEAVLIPMYLLIGIWGGPRRKYAAIKFFVYTNVASLVMFGAFIALVFGLGDSVTSFALPEIATAMLEGGPEGLFGLGGTALASVVFVAMFLGFAVKVPIVPFHTWLPDAHVEAPTPASILLAGVLLKMGTYALLRFNFTMFPEQVEIYAVPIAAIAVISVIYGAMLALAQTDLKRIVAYSSVSSMGYVILGLVAYTQFGVGGATFQMVSHGLISGLMFMAVGVIYNATHTRMVTDMSGMADRMPIAVGILIAGAFGYMGLPLMSGFAAEYFIFFGSFGSELLEYSAVFTSLAMFGIVLVAGYLLFALQRTVFGPYQLETDYEVGRAPVHDVASMVVLLGLIIALGVAPDLIFDMITDAIDPIVQGGDL, encoded by the coding sequence ATGATGATCGAAACACTGATCGCAGTCGCACTGATCGGCGCGCTGGTGACGTTCGTCGCGCCGAATCGCATCGCCGGCAAACTCGCCTTCGCCATCAGCCTCGTGCCGGCGGCTCTGTCCCTGTGGCTGTTCGCCGCCTTTGACGGGAGCGGGAACGCCCTGCTCGACGGGGAACTGGCGTTCGAATCGCAGGCGGCGTGGCTCGAGATCGGCGGACGGTCGATCTCGTGGTTCGTTGGCGTCGACGGGATCAGCATGCCGCTGGTCGTCCTGACGACGATCCTCTGTACGCTGGCGATCGTGAGTTCGTGGACGCCGATCGACGAGCGCGAGTCCCAGTTTTACGGGCTTATCCTCTTCATCGAGGCGATGCTGCTCGGCGTCTTCACCGCGCTCGACTTCTTCCTCTGGTTCGTCTTCTGGGAGGCGGTCCTGATCCCGATGTACCTGCTGATCGGGATCTGGGGCGGCCCGCGCCGGAAGTACGCCGCGATCAAGTTCTTCGTCTACACGAACGTGGCGTCGCTGGTGATGTTCGGTGCGTTCATCGCGCTCGTCTTCGGGCTCGGTGACTCGGTCACCTCCTTCGCGCTGCCCGAAATCGCGACGGCGATGCTCGAGGGCGGTCCCGAGGGGCTCTTCGGCCTCGGCGGGACGGCGCTCGCCTCGGTCGTCTTCGTCGCGATGTTCCTCGGTTTCGCGGTGAAAGTTCCGATCGTGCCGTTCCACACGTGGCTGCCCGACGCCCACGTGGAAGCGCCGACACCGGCCTCGATACTGCTGGCTGGCGTTCTGCTGAAGATGGGAACCTACGCCCTGCTCCGATTCAACTTCACGATGTTCCCGGAGCAAGTCGAGATCTACGCGGTCCCGATCGCTGCGATCGCCGTGATCAGCGTCATCTACGGCGCGATGCTCGCACTGGCCCAGACGGACCTGAAGCGGATCGTCGCCTACTCCTCCGTCTCGTCGATGGGCTACGTCATCCTCGGCCTGGTCGCGTACACCCAGTTCGGGGTCGGCGGGGCGACGTTCCAGATGGTCTCCCACGGCCTGATCTCCGGGCTGATGTTCATGGCCGTCGGCGTCATCTACAATGCGACACACACTCGCATGGTCACCGACATGTCCGGGATGGCCGACCGGATGCCGATCGCGGTCGGCATCCTCATCGCCGGTGCCTTCGGCTACATGGGATTGCCGCTGATGAGCGGCTTCGCCGCGGAATACTTCATCTTCTTCGGCTCTTTCGGCTCCGAACTGCTCGAGTACTCGGCCGTTTTCACGTCGCTCGCGATGTTCGGCATCGTCCTCGTCGCGGGCTACCTGCTATTCGCGCTCCAGCGGACGGTGTTCGGCCCGTATCAACTCGAGACCGACTACGAGGTCGGCCGCGCACCGGTCCACGACGTCGCGTCGATGGTCGTCCTGCTGGGACTCATCATCGCCCTCGGCGTGGCCCCCGACCTGATCTTCGATATGATAACCGACGCAATCGATCCGATCGTCCAGGGAGGTGATCTCTGA
- a CDS encoding NADH-quinone oxidoreductase subunit D, with the protein MSTGLERGQQPPVEVSEDDLAALIGDRALARDDHLNAPGFVIRPDDVQSVLSDLRDEAGFDHLANLTAQEYADRYESIYHLRKYADPTQEVSIVVPTTTDNPVSQTAEPVFRTADWHEREAFDLVGIDYEGHPDPRRILLPETWQGHPLGRDYDQEKPQLVTLSEHANPVQPDHHDDESDTMFLNIGPHHPATHGVLHIETVLDGETVVDVDPDIGYLHRCEEQMCQQGTYRHQIMPYPDRWDYVSAGLLNEWAYARTAEDLADIEVPEYAQVIRTMSAEMCRIAAHMLALATFALDVYGDFTAIFQYGMRDREVIQDILEDLTGQRLMFNYFRLGGVAWDLPEPREEFFEKTRDFLDGLPAKVDEYNDLLTGNEIFQIRCHDTGILEPEVAKQYGCTGPVARGSGIDYDLRRDDPYGYYENLEWDVVTEDGCDNYSRVLVRMQEVEESAKIIEQCVDLLEDWPEDERTVQSNVPRTLKPDADTEVYRAVEGAKGELGIYIRSDGTDKPGRFKIRSPCFHNLSALPEMSEGEYVPDLIASLGSLDIVLGEVDR; encoded by the coding sequence ATGAGCACGGGACTCGAGCGAGGACAGCAGCCGCCGGTCGAGGTGTCGGAAGACGACCTCGCGGCGCTGATCGGTGACCGCGCGCTCGCACGCGACGATCACCTGAACGCGCCGGGATTCGTCATCCGGCCGGACGACGTCCAGAGCGTCCTGAGCGACCTCCGGGACGAGGCGGGGTTCGATCACCTCGCAAATCTCACCGCACAGGAGTACGCCGATCGGTACGAATCGATCTACCACCTCCGGAAGTATGCGGATCCGACCCAGGAGGTCTCGATCGTCGTCCCGACGACCACCGATAACCCGGTCAGTCAGACCGCCGAACCGGTCTTCCGGACGGCCGACTGGCACGAGCGGGAAGCCTTCGACCTCGTCGGCATCGACTACGAGGGCCACCCCGATCCGCGTCGGATCCTCCTGCCCGAAACCTGGCAGGGCCATCCGCTGGGGCGGGACTACGATCAGGAGAAACCGCAGCTGGTGACTCTCTCGGAACACGCCAACCCGGTCCAGCCGGACCACCACGACGACGAGTCGGATACGATGTTCCTCAACATCGGTCCACACCACCCGGCGACCCACGGCGTGCTCCACATCGAGACGGTGCTAGACGGCGAAACGGTCGTCGACGTCGACCCTGACATCGGCTATCTGCACCGCTGCGAGGAACAGATGTGCCAGCAGGGGACCTATCGTCACCAGATCATGCCCTACCCGGACCGCTGGGACTACGTCTCGGCGGGCCTGCTCAACGAGTGGGCCTACGCGCGCACGGCCGAGGACCTCGCGGATATCGAGGTCCCCGAGTACGCCCAGGTCATCCGGACGATGAGCGCCGAGATGTGCCGGATCGCCGCGCACATGCTCGCGCTGGCCACGTTTGCGCTGGACGTCTACGGCGACTTCACCGCCATCTTCCAATACGGCATGCGCGACCGCGAGGTCATTCAGGACATCCTCGAGGACCTGACCGGCCAGCGGCTCATGTTCAACTACTTCCGACTGGGAGGGGTCGCCTGGGACCTTCCGGAACCACGCGAGGAGTTCTTCGAGAAGACGCGAGACTTCCTCGACGGGCTCCCCGCGAAGGTCGACGAGTACAACGACCTGCTGACCGGCAACGAAATCTTCCAGATACGGTGCCACGACACCGGTATTCTCGAGCCAGAGGTCGCCAAACAGTACGGCTGTACGGGTCCAGTCGCGCGGGGCTCGGGCATCGATTACGACCTCCGTCGCGACGACCCCTACGGCTACTACGAGAACCTCGAGTGGGACGTCGTCACCGAGGACGGCTGCGACAACTACAGTCGCGTCCTCGTGCGGATGCAGGAGGTCGAGGAGTCCGCGAAGATCATCGAGCAGTGTGTCGACCTGCTCGAGGACTGGCCCGAAGACGAGCGGACGGTCCAGAGCAACGTCCCGCGGACGCTGAAACCCGACGCGGACACGGAGGTGTATCGCGCCGTCGAAGGGGCGAAGGGCGAACTCGGCATTTACATTCGCTCGGACGGGACGGACAAGCCGGGCCGGTTCAAGATCCGGAGTCCGTGCTTTCACAACCTCTCGGCGCTGCCCGAGATGTCTGAAGGCGAGTACGTTCCCGACCTGATCGCGTCGCTGGGCAGCCTCGATATCGTGCTCGGGGAGGTGGACCGGTAA
- a CDS encoding NADH-quinone oxidoreductase subunit A, producing the protein MNDWIAIGALALVGVLIPFSMMAVSYLLRPTVPETSKRATYESGEIPTGGTRIRFNIQYYMVALLFVIFDIEAVLLFPWAVAYQDALAAEEISLVSALGPMLLFVAILLVGLAWAWRNGAVQWAQTARQLETDRQ; encoded by the coding sequence ATGAATGATTGGATCGCTATCGGGGCGCTGGCACTCGTCGGAGTACTGATACCGTTCAGCATGATGGCGGTATCGTACCTCCTGCGACCCACCGTGCCCGAAACGAGCAAACGCGCCACCTACGAGAGTGGCGAGATTCCGACCGGCGGAACGCGCATCCGGTTCAATATTCAGTACTACATGGTTGCGCTTCTGTTCGTCATCTTCGATATCGAGGCCGTCCTCCTGTTCCCGTGGGCGGTCGCCTATCAGGATGCGCTCGCGGCGGAGGAAATCTCGCTCGTCAGTGCGCTCGGGCCGATGCTGTTGTTCGTCGCCATCCTGCTCGTCGGACTCGCGTGGGCATGGCGCAACGGCGCAGTACAGTGGGCACAGACCGCTCGCCAGCTGGAAACTGACAGACAATGA
- the nuoL gene encoding NADH-quinone oxidoreductase subunit L: protein MAAIATDPFGFAPAIAVFPLVAFAVTLVFGKYMPKKGAFAGIIATAGSLVVSLVMFAAVAGGDVHQATLYEWTAGAAASATGAEEIAFTFGILIDPLSALMLVIVSLVALLVHVFSLGYMNAEGETGLRRYYAELGLFTFSMLAFVFADNLLMAFMFFELVGLCSYLLIGFWFRTESAPSAAKKAFLVTRFGDYFFLVGVVAIAATFGTVGFAGEESFVTAAETAIDDGATLFGFDAETWVTITGLLVLGGVLGKSAQFPFHTWLPDAMEGPTTVSALIHAATMVAAGVYLVARMFGYYALSPTALAIIAFVGGFTALFAATMAVVKDDIKQVLAYSTISQYGYMMLGLGVGGYVAGVFHLMNHAFFKALLFLGAGAVIILMHHEQDMWEMGGLKDKAPVVYYTFLAGALALAGIVPFSGFWSKDEVLFDALAVGLAEPVILAAYAMGLLAVFFTGFYTFRMVFLTFHGEPRSETAEEPHAVGWAVKVPLLVLGTLAAVVGFANLAPVANLLDVNITYLEFWLDGEYGSIEGLTYHAYHETVAFEESYVGSETTTMLLSAGLSLGLALAGAFTAHTLYNVPEPSRHTQKLGGAYRVLKSNYYQDEYQVWLAEGFTLQLARAADRFDQTVIDGVVNGTSTISLFGSDRMKRLQTGIVTNYAALLVGGFIGLLLVLGYLGGWFA, encoded by the coding sequence ATGGCCGCAATAGCAACAGATCCGTTCGGATTCGCACCGGCGATCGCAGTGTTCCCGCTCGTGGCCTTCGCGGTCACGCTCGTCTTCGGGAAGTACATGCCGAAGAAGGGCGCGTTCGCGGGCATCATCGCGACGGCGGGCTCGCTCGTCGTGTCGCTCGTCATGTTCGCAGCCGTCGCGGGCGGCGACGTCCATCAGGCGACGCTGTACGAGTGGACGGCCGGCGCGGCCGCGAGCGCGACCGGTGCCGAGGAGATTGCTTTCACGTTCGGGATCCTGATCGATCCGCTCTCGGCGCTCATGCTGGTGATCGTCTCGCTCGTCGCCTTGCTCGTCCACGTCTTCAGTCTCGGGTATATGAACGCCGAAGGGGAGACCGGGCTCCGGCGGTACTACGCCGAACTCGGCCTCTTTACCTTCAGCATGCTCGCGTTTGTCTTCGCGGACAACCTGCTGATGGCGTTCATGTTCTTCGAGCTCGTCGGGCTCTGCTCGTACCTGCTGATCGGGTTCTGGTTCCGCACGGAATCGGCCCCCTCGGCCGCGAAGAAGGCGTTCCTGGTCACCCGCTTCGGTGACTACTTCTTCCTGGTCGGGGTCGTCGCCATCGCCGCGACGTTCGGCACGGTCGGCTTCGCCGGCGAGGAGTCGTTCGTCACCGCCGCCGAGACGGCGATCGACGACGGCGCGACGCTGTTCGGCTTCGACGCCGAGACCTGGGTGACGATCACCGGACTGCTCGTGCTCGGCGGGGTGCTGGGCAAGTCCGCGCAGTTCCCCTTCCACACCTGGCTGCCCGACGCCATGGAGGGCCCGACGACCGTCTCCGCGCTCATTCACGCAGCGACGATGGTCGCGGCTGGCGTCTATCTGGTCGCTCGCATGTTCGGATACTACGCGCTTTCCCCGACCGCGCTGGCGATCATCGCCTTCGTCGGCGGCTTCACCGCCTTGTTCGCCGCGACGATGGCCGTCGTCAAAGACGACATCAAGCAGGTGCTGGCGTACTCGACGATCAGCCAGTACGGCTATATGATGCTCGGACTGGGCGTCGGTGGCTACGTCGCCGGGGTCTTCCACCTCATGAACCACGCCTTCTTCAAGGCGCTCCTGTTCCTCGGTGCCGGTGCTGTCATCATCCTCATGCACCACGAACAGGACATGTGGGAGATGGGCGGGCTGAAGGACAAAGCGCCCGTCGTCTACTACACCTTCCTCGCTGGCGCGCTCGCGCTCGCGGGGATCGTCCCCTTCTCGGGCTTCTGGTCGAAAGACGAGGTGCTGTTCGACGCATTGGCAGTCGGCCTGGCGGAGCCGGTCATCCTCGCGGCCTACGCGATGGGACTGCTCGCCGTCTTCTTCACCGGCTTCTACACCTTCCGGATGGTCTTCCTGACCTTCCACGGCGAGCCCCGCTCCGAGACGGCTGAGGAGCCTCACGCGGTCGGCTGGGCCGTCAAGGTCCCGCTGCTCGTACTCGGGACGCTCGCGGCCGTCGTCGGCTTCGCGAACCTCGCGCCCGTCGCGAACCTGCTCGACGTCAATATCACCTATCTCGAGTTCTGGCTCGACGGCGAGTACGGCTCCATCGAGGGGCTGACCTACCACGCCTACCACGAGACGGTGGCCTTCGAGGAGAGCTACGTCGGCTCCGAGACGACGACCATGCTGTTGAGCGCTGGCCTGTCGCTCGGCCTCGCGCTGGCTGGCGCGTTCACGGCACACACGCTGTACAACGTCCCCGAACCGTCGCGTCACACGCAGAAGCTCGGCGGCGCGTACCGCGTCCTCAAGAGCAACTACTACCAAGACGAGTACCAGGTCTGGCTCGCCGAAGGCTTCACGCTCCAACTGGCTCGAGCGGCCGATCGGTTCGACCAGACCGTCATCGACGGGGTCGTCAACGGGACCTCGACGATCAGTCTGTTCGGCAGCGATCGGATGAAACGGCTCCAGACGGGTATCGTGACTAACTACGCGGCGCTGTTGGTGGGCGGGTTCATCGGCTTACTACTCGTCCTCGGCTATCTCGGAGGGTGGTTCGCATGA
- a CDS encoding NADH-quinone oxidoreductase subunit N — MAVLELPEWTALAPALILAGTALVLFLFDSINPRSTNRTLLAGTAVAGSLSSLAVAVWFTAAGVGATGIDNYGVIDIMDGQFVVDQLALYFMIIIAVVTALVTVASYDYLRDHTYQAEYYSLIILAATGMSMMAASNSLVTIFIALELTSLPSYALVAILKDNRGSIEAGLKYFLIGALSSAIFVYGVSLVYGATGSLQLEAIAANLGDAGEMGGLLGLGILMLIGGIAFKTASVPFHFWAPEAYEGAPAPISAFLSSASKAAGFVLAFRVFTTAFPLEATTAVIGVDWTWAFVILAIVTMTVGNFAAATQENVKRMLAYSSIGHAGYVLIGLAALSTGAGERVMGAAMMHLLVYGFMNTGAFLFVGLAEYWGVGRTFEDYSGLAKQAPFACAAMAVFMFSLAGIPLFGGFWSKYLLYTATIEAAADNTALLLVAAALVVNSALSLYYYSRLVKVLWIEDPIVDRDRLAQPTGLYAAIIVAAVITVLILPAFDPIADAATEAAAAVIA, encoded by the coding sequence ATGGCGGTCCTCGAACTTCCCGAGTGGACCGCGCTCGCACCGGCACTGATCCTGGCGGGGACGGCGCTCGTCTTGTTCCTGTTCGACAGCATCAACCCGCGCTCGACGAACCGGACGCTGCTCGCCGGCACCGCCGTCGCCGGCTCGCTGTCGTCGCTGGCCGTCGCCGTCTGGTTCACCGCCGCCGGCGTCGGGGCGACCGGGATCGACAACTACGGCGTCATCGATATCATGGACGGCCAGTTCGTCGTCGATCAGCTGGCGCTGTACTTCATGATTATCATCGCGGTCGTCACCGCCCTCGTCACGGTGGCGAGCTACGATTACCTGCGAGATCACACCTATCAGGCCGAGTACTACTCGCTGATCATCCTCGCGGCGACCGGGATGTCGATGATGGCCGCGTCGAACAGTCTCGTGACGATCTTCATCGCGCTCGAGCTGACGAGCCTGCCGTCGTACGCGCTCGTCGCGATCTTGAAGGACAACCGCGGCAGCATCGAAGCGGGCCTGAAGTACTTCCTGATCGGGGCGCTCTCGTCGGCGATCTTCGTCTACGGCGTCTCGCTGGTCTACGGCGCGACCGGCTCGCTGCAACTCGAGGCGATCGCGGCCAACCTCGGTGATGCCGGCGAGATGGGCGGCCTGCTCGGACTGGGTATCCTCATGCTGATCGGCGGGATCGCGTTCAAGACCGCGAGCGTTCCCTTCCACTTCTGGGCACCCGAAGCCTACGAGGGCGCGCCAGCACCGATCTCGGCGTTCCTTTCCTCGGCCTCGAAGGCCGCCGGCTTCGTGCTCGCCTTCCGCGTGTTCACGACGGCGTTCCCGCTCGAGGCGACGACCGCCGTCATCGGCGTCGACTGGACGTGGGCGTTCGTTATCCTCGCGATCGTCACGATGACGGTCGGAAACTTCGCGGCGGCGACCCAGGAGAACGTCAAGCGGATGCTCGCCTACTCCTCGATCGGTCACGCCGGCTACGTGCTGATCGGATTGGCGGCCCTCTCGACCGGGGCCGGCGAACGAGTCATGGGCGCGGCCATGATGCACCTGCTGGTCTATGGCTTCATGAACACGGGGGCGTTCCTGTTCGTCGGCTTGGCGGAGTACTGGGGCGTCGGCCGCACCTTCGAGGACTACAGCGGCCTCGCGAAACAGGCGCCGTTCGCCTGCGCCGCGATGGCGGTCTTCATGTTCAGCCTCGCGGGCATCCCGCTGTTCGGCGGCTTCTGGAGCAAGTACCTCCTGTACACCGCGACGATCGAGGCGGCCGCGGACAACACGGCACTGCTCCTCGTCGCCGCTGCGCTCGTCGTCAACAGCGCGCTCTCGCTGTACTACTACTCGCGGCTGGTCAAGGTGCTCTGGATCGAGGACCCGATCGTCGATCGGGATCGACTCGCCCAGCCGACCGGGCTCTACGCGGCGATCATCGTCGCCGCAGTGATCACAGTTCTCATCCTGCCGGCGTTCGACCCGATCGCCGACGCTGCGACCGAGGCGGCGGCCGCGGTCATCGCGTAG
- a CDS encoding NADH-quinone oxidoreductase subunit J: protein MNYELIAFALFAIVTLASAVGVVLMQDPWHSALLLGVALLSVAVHYVMLAAEFVAMMQILVYVGGVLVLITFAVMLTERDDADADEVVQA, encoded by the coding sequence ATGAACTACGAGCTGATCGCGTTCGCGCTGTTCGCCATCGTGACGCTGGCCAGCGCGGTGGGTGTCGTGCTCATGCAGGACCCGTGGCATTCGGCGCTCCTGCTTGGCGTAGCGTTGCTCAGCGTGGCGGTCCACTACGTGATGCTGGCGGCCGAATTCGTCGCCATGATGCAGATCCTCGTCTACGTGGGCGGGGTCCTCGTCCTCATCACGTTCGCCGTCATGCTGACCGAGCGCGACGACGCCGACGCAGACGAGGTGGTACAGGCATGA
- the nuoK gene encoding NADH-quinone oxidoreductase subunit NuoK, translated as MTVDVQYYVLLSMAVFCIGLFGVLTRRNALLFLMSVELMLNAANINLIAFAFYHGNLTGQLFALFTMALAAAEVAVGLGIILVLYRNFRDVDVTVPTTMRW; from the coding sequence ATGACCGTCGACGTGCAGTACTACGTGCTGCTGTCGATGGCAGTGTTCTGTATCGGTCTCTTCGGCGTGCTGACGCGTCGCAACGCACTGTTGTTCCTGATGTCCGTCGAACTCATGTTGAACGCGGCGAATATCAATTTGATCGCGTTCGCGTTCTATCACGGCAACCTCACGGGGCAGTTGTTCGCGCTCTTTACGATGGCGCTCGCCGCCGCCGAGGTAGCCGTCGGACTCGGGATCATTCTGGTGTTGTACCGTAACTTCCGTGACGTCGACGTCACGGTTCCGACGACCATGAGGTGGTAA
- a CDS encoding NADH-quinone oxidoreductase subunit B: protein MSSEQPRQQIYDSTAPSSDTRDSRIGEGADDRFNSKLREAFGSTPFILTKFDKFMNWVRGNSMFMLQFGIACCSIEMMHTYAIKHDLDRFGAGVPRASPRQADVMIVPGTIVSKFGPRMKRVYDQMPEPKFVVGMGSCTISGGPFQEGYNVVKGAEEIIPIDIHVPGCPPRPEALVYGIVKLQERIRNGESTPVVVKPYELEEFGDLPEDELVQKLASEIDEDDLVMRYNWADSP from the coding sequence ATGAGTAGCGAACAACCACGCCAGCAAATCTACGACAGCACCGCACCGTCGTCGGACACCCGCGACTCGCGGATCGGTGAGGGTGCCGACGACCGCTTCAACTCCAAACTTCGCGAGGCCTTCGGTTCGACTCCGTTTATCCTCACGAAGTTCGACAAGTTCATGAACTGGGTGCGGGGCAACTCCATGTTCATGCTCCAGTTCGGAATCGCGTGCTGCAGCATCGAGATGATGCACACGTACGCGATCAAACACGATCTGGATCGCTTCGGAGCCGGCGTTCCCCGCGCCTCGCCGCGGCAGGCCGACGTGATGATCGTTCCGGGGACGATCGTCTCGAAGTTCGGCCCCCGAATGAAGCGGGTCTACGACCAGATGCCCGAACCCAAGTTCGTGGTCGGCATGGGCTCGTGTACCATCTCCGGCGGCCCCTTCCAGGAGGGCTACAACGTCGTCAAGGGTGCCGAGGAGATAATTCCCATCGACATCCACGTCCCCGGCTGCCCGCCACGGCCGGAGGCCCTCGTCTACGGCATCGTCAAACTCCAGGAGCGGATCCGCAACGGCGAGTCGACACCAGTCGTCGTCAAACCGTACGAACTCGAGGAGTTCGGGGACCTGCCGGAGGACGAACTCGTCCAGAAACTGGCAAGCGAGATCGACGAGGACGACCTCGTCATGCGCTACAACTGGGCTGATTCGCCATGA
- a CDS encoding complex I subunit 1 family protein, with amino-acid sequence MSGVASVPLQDTVLLPERLGNLTGLDQFGLAGELLATLVGAIFVGSLMLTMTALAGPWAKRKITASFTDRISINQIGPAGIGIIIADAVRMLSKELIVPENADRPAWDLAPIVVVSSALLGFAVIPMGNGIQLADPEVGLAYVFAISGIASLGLVMAGYASANKYSLIGGLRAVAQNIAYEIPLVVTGMSVVIFAGTLQMGEIVAAQHETLIEIAGISIPTWYAFVNPFAFVLFLVANFAEVGRNPFDTPEAPTEIVAGYQTEYSSVYFVLIYLGEFLHIFLGGAIIATIFLGGPAGPILPGIVWFLIKIWAVFFATQWLRSAVPRVRIDQLIEIGWKGLLVLSFANLVLTAVIVGLLA; translated from the coding sequence ATGTCCGGCGTGGCGTCCGTCCCGCTGCAGGATACGGTCTTGCTTCCCGAGCGGTTGGGGAACCTGACGGGGCTCGACCAGTTCGGGCTCGCCGGCGAACTGCTGGCGACCCTCGTCGGGGCGATATTCGTCGGCTCCCTGATGCTCACGATGACCGCCCTCGCTGGCCCGTGGGCGAAGCGGAAGATTACCGCCTCCTTCACGGATCGAATCTCGATCAATCAGATCGGTCCCGCCGGAATCGGGATCATCATCGCCGACGCCGTTCGGATGCTCTCGAAGGAGTTGATCGTTCCCGAGAACGCGGATCGACCAGCGTGGGATCTCGCGCCGATCGTCGTCGTCTCCTCGGCCCTGCTTGGCTTTGCCGTCATTCCGATGGGCAACGGGATCCAACTCGCGGACCCCGAAGTCGGACTCGCGTACGTCTTCGCGATCTCGGGAATCGCGAGCCTCGGACTGGTGATGGCCGGCTACGCGTCGGCGAACAAGTACTCCCTGATCGGGGGACTCCGGGCGGTGGCACAGAACATCGCCTACGAGATCCCGCTGGTCGTCACCGGGATGTCGGTCGTGATCTTCGCCGGCACGCTGCAGATGGGCGAAATCGTCGCGGCCCAACACGAGACGCTGATCGAGATCGCCGGGATATCGATTCCGACGTGGTACGCGTTCGTCAACCCCTTCGCGTTCGTCCTGTTCCTCGTCGCGAACTTCGCGGAAGTCGGCCGTAATCCCTTCGACACGCCGGAGGCACCGACCGAGATCGTCGCTGGCTACCAGACCGAGTACTCCTCGGTCTACTTCGTGCTGATCTACCTCGGGGAGTTCCTCCACATCTTCCTCGGCGGCGCGATCATCGCGACGATCTTCCTCGGTGGACCCGCCGGACCGATCCTCCCGGGCATCGTCTGGTTCCTCATCAAGATCTGGGCGGTGTTCTTCGCCACGCAGTGGCTTCGTTCGGCGGTGCCACGCGTTCGGATCGACCAACTGATCGAGATCGGCTGGAAGGGGCTGTTGGTCCTCTCTTTCGCCAATCTCGTCCTGACCGCGGTAATCGTGGGGCTGCTAGCATGA
- a CDS encoding NADH-quinone oxidoreductase subunit I, which produces MIGILKSMATTMKHALDGSTFTVEYPETAPDVSPRFRGVHKFSQERCIWCRQCENVCPNDTIQIVMDDQRNGEQYNLHIGQCIYCRLCEEVCPVDAILLTENFEFTADTKHDFVYNKEQLKAVPWYKDIDPLAAREPDRGAWVGEGEGEVDYQ; this is translated from the coding sequence ATGATCGGGATACTCAAATCGATGGCAACGACAATGAAGCACGCATTGGACGGCTCCACCTTTACGGTGGAGTACCCGGAGACCGCACCCGACGTTTCGCCGCGCTTTCGGGGCGTTCACAAGTTCAGTCAGGAACGGTGTATCTGGTGTCGCCAGTGCGAGAACGTCTGTCCGAACGACACGATTCAGATCGTGATGGACGACCAGCGAAACGGTGAACAGTACAACCTCCACATCGGGCAGTGCATCTACTGCCGGCTCTGCGAGGAGGTCTGTCCCGTCGACGCCATCCTGCTCACGGAGAACTTCGAGTTCACCGCGGACACGAAACACGATTTCGTCTACAACAAAGAGCAGCTGAAAGCGGTACCGTGGTACAAGGACATCGACCCGCTCGCCGCACGCGAACCCGACCGGGGCGCGTGGGTCGGCGAGGGTGAGGGGGAGGTCGACTACCAGTAA